A window of the Gossypium hirsutum isolate 1008001.06 chromosome A05, Gossypium_hirsutum_v2.1, whole genome shotgun sequence genome harbors these coding sequences:
- the LOC107958145 gene encoding kinesin-like protein KIN-4A isoform X1, whose translation MEAAAASEDCCVKVAVHVRPLIGDEKLQGCKDCVTVTSGKPQVQIGTHSFTFDHVYGSTGSPSSSMFEECIVPLVDGLFQGYNATVLAYGQTGSGKTYTMGTGFKDGCQTGIIPQVMNALFGKIESLKHQIEFQLHVSFIEILKEEVRDLLDPTSLNKSDAASPNTGKVHVPGKPPIQIRESSNGVITLAGSTEVSVSTLKEMAACLEQGSLSRATGSTNMNNQSSRSHAIFTITLEQMRKLNPVSGDGSPNDIMSEEYLCAKLHLVDLAGSERAKRTGSDGMRFKEGVHINKGLLALGNVISALGDEKKRKEGVHVPYRDSKLTRLLQDSLGGNSRTVMIACISPADINAEETLNTLKYANRARNIQNKPVVNRDPMSNEMLKMRQQLEHLQAELCARGGSDEVQVLKERIAWLEAANEDLCQELQEFRSRCTIVDQRETDAQDGSPCSVKSDGLKRNLHSIESSDYQMGETMIAADSREVDEAAAKEWEHTLLQNTMDKELHELNRRLKEKESEMKLFGGDTIALKHHFGKKIQELEDEKRAVQQERDRLLAEIENLSAGSDGQKQKVQDIHAQKLKSLEAQILDLKKKQENQVQLLKQKQKSDEAAKRLQDEIQSIKAQKVQLQHRIKQEAEQFRQWKASREKELLQLRKEGRRNEYERHKLQALNQRQKMVLQRKTEEAAMATKRLKELLEARKSSARDNTAIANGNGTNGQTNEKALQRWLDHELEVMVNVHEVRFEYEKQSQVRAALAEELAVLKQVDEFASKGLSPPRGKNGFARASSMSPNARVARISSLENMLSISSSSLVAMASQLSEAEERERAFTNRGRWNQLRSMGDAKNLLQYMFNSLGDTRCQLWEKDMEIKEMKEQLKELVGLLRQSELRRKEVENELREQADAIALATAATGNSPNSLKHVADDMNGSLSPMSVPAQKQLKYSPGIVNGPARESAAFIGQTRKMLPLGQLPMKKLVAIGQAGNGKLWRWKRSHHQWLLQFKWKWQKPWRLSEWIRHSDETMIRARPRSQALTHRV comes from the exons ATGGAAGCTGCTGCAGCTTCTGAGGACTGTTGTGTTAAGGTTGCGGTTCATGTAAGACCGCTTATTGGTGATGAAAAGCTTCAAGGTTGTAAAGATTGTGTTACTGTCACCTCAGGAAAGCCACAG GTACAAATTGGGACACATTCTTTTACATTTGATCATGTCTATGGGAGCACCGGTTCTCCCTCATCTTCCATGTTTGAGGAATGCATTGTTCCCCTTGTCGATGGCTTATTCCAAGGATACAATGCTACTGTTCTTGCTTATGGACAG ACCGGATCGGGTAAAACGTATACTATGGGCACAGGCTTCAAAGATGGTTGCCAAACAGGAATCATTCCTCAAGTAATGAATGCTTTGTTTGGCAAGATTGAAAGCCTAAAACATCAAATAGAATTTCAATTGCACGTTTCCTTCATCGAG attttgaaagaagaaGTGCGAGATTTGCTGGATCCTACTTCTTTGAACAAATCAGATGCTGCAAGTCCGAATACAGGGAAAGTACATGTCCCTGGCAAACCACCAATACAGATTCGTGAATCATCAAATGGTGTTATTACACTTGCAGGATCTACGGAAGTTAGTGTCAGTACATTAAAAGAAATGGCTGCTTGCCTAGAACAGGGATCATTGAGTAGGGCAACAGGGAGTACAAACATGAACAACCAGTCAAG TCGCTCACATGCAATCTTCACCATCACCTTAGAGCAAATGCGTAAACTCAATCCTGTTTCTGGAGATGGAAGTCCTAATGACATTATGAGTGAAGAATATCTTTGTGCCAAGTTACATTTGGTTGATCTTGCTGGATCGGAGCGAGCAAAAAGAACGGGTTCCGATGGTATGCGTTTTAAAGAAG GAGTTCATATCAACAAGGGTCTGCTTGCACTTGGTAATGTCATCAGTGCACTTGGTGATGAAAAAAAGCGAAAAGAAGGCGTTCATGTTCCATATCGAGATAGTAAACTTACTCGGCTTTTGCAG GATTCACTTGGTGGCAACAGCAGAACTGTGATGATAG CCTGCATTAGTCCTGCTGACATCAATGCAGAGGAAACCCTTAATACTCTAAAGTATGCAAATCGTGCTCGCAACATCCAAAACAAGCCCGTT GTTAACCGAGATCCTATGTCCAATGAGATGCTAAAGATGCGTCAACAATTAGAGCATCTGCAAGCAGAACTTTGTGCACGTGGGGGTTCTGATGAAGTACAG GTTCTCAAGGAAAGGATTGCTTGGCTTGAAGCTGCTAATGAGGATCTTTGCCAAGAGCTTCAGGAGTTCCGTAGCAGATGCACCATTGTGGATCAACGTGAAACCGATGCTCAA GATGGAAGTCCTTGTTCTGTCAAAAGTGATGGGCTTAAAAGGAACTTGCACAGTATAGAGTCTTCTGACTATCAAATGGGTGAAACCATGATAG CAGCTGATTCTAGAGAAGTTGATGAAGCGGCAGCAAAAGAGTGGGAGCACACACTTCTACAAAATACTATGGACAAAGAGTTGCACGAGTTGAATAGACGCTTGAAAGAGAAAGAG TCCGAGATGAAACTTTTTGGAGGTGACACAATTGCACTTAAGCATCATTTTGGGAAGAAAATTCAGGAATTAGAGGACGAGAAAAGAGCTGTGCAG CAAGAAAGGGATCGCTTATTGGCCGAAATTGAAAATCTTTCTGCCGGTTCTGATGGACAAAAACAAAAAGTACAAGATATCCATGCTCAGAAACTAAAATCCCTTGAAGCACAG ATTCTGGATCTTAAGAAGAAACAAGAGAACCAAGTTCAACTTTTAAAGCAGAAACAGAAGAGTGATGAAGCTGCAAAACGACTGCAAGATGAAATTCAATCCATAAAGGCGCAAAAG GTTCAGTTGCAACATAGGATAAAACAAGAGGCAGAGCAATTCCGTCAGTGGAAAGCCTCTCGAGAAAAGGAACTGTTGCAG TTACGGAAAGAGGGCCGGAGAAATGAGTATGAAAGGCATAAGCTGCAAGCTTTAAATCAGCGCCAGAAAATG GTTCTCCAAAGGAAAACTGAGGAGGCTGCCATGGCCACCAAGAGGCTAAAAGAATTGCTGGAAGCTCGTAAATCTTCTGCCCGTGATAACACGG CTATTGCCAATGGGAATGGAACAAATGGTCAG ACCAATGAGAAAGCGCTACAACGTTGGCTAGATCATGAGTTAGAAGTAATGGTGAATGTGCATGAAGTTCGCTTTGAATATGAGAAGCAAAGCCAAGT GAGAGCTGCACTAGCAGAAGAGTTAGCTGTCCTGAAGCAAGTAGATGAGTTTGCTTCAAAGGGGCTGAGCCCTCCAAGAGGAAAGAATGGATTTGCCAG GGCATCCTCCATGTCACCAAATGCAAGAGTGGCCAGAATATCTTCACTTGAGAATATGCTCAGCATATCCTCTAGTTCACTTGTAGCAATGGCTTCGCAACTTTCAGAAGCAGAAGAACGGGAGCGCGCCTTCACTAATCGTGGACGTTGGAATCAGTTGCGCTCCATGGGAGATGCAAAGAACCTGCTTCAGTATATGTTCAATTCTCTTGGAGATACAAG GTGTCAATTATGGGAAAAAGACATGGAAATCAAAGAAATGAAAGAACAACTTAAAGAACTTGTAGGTCTGTTGCGGCAGAGCGAGCTACGAAGAAAAGAAGTTGAGAATGAGCTAAGAGAGCAAGCTGATGCCATTGCATTGGCTACGGCAGCTACG GGGAACTCTCCAAATTCATTGAAACATGTTGCTGATGACATGAACGGTTCATTATCTCCAATGTCTGTGCCAGCACAGAAACAGCTGAAATATAGCCCAGGTATTGTTAATGGCCCAGCCAGAGAGTCTGCAGCATTCATAGGTCAAACACGAAAG ATGTTACCGCTTGGGCAGTTACCAATGAAGAAGTTGGTAGCTATAGGACAAGCTGGCAATGGCAAACTGTGGAGGTGGAAAAGAAGCCATCACCAGTGGCTCCTACAATTCAAATGGAAATGGCAGAAGCCATGGAGACTTTCAGAATGGATCAGACACAGTGATGAAACAATGATAAGGGCAAGGCCTCGTTCTCAAGCTCTAACACATAGAGTCTGA
- the LOC107958145 gene encoding kinesin-like protein KIN-4A isoform X2, whose amino-acid sequence MEAAAASEDCCVKVAVHVRPLIGDEKLQGCKDCVTVTSGKPQVQIGTHSFTFDHVYGSTGSPSSSMFEECIVPLVDGLFQGYNATVLAYGQTGSGKTYTMGTGFKDGCQTGIIPQVMNALFGKIESLKHQIEFQLHVSFIEILKEEVRDLLDPTSLNKSDAASPNTGKVHVPGKPPIQIRESSNGVITLAGSTEVSVSTLKEMAACLEQGSLSRATGSTNMNNQSSRSHAIFTITLEQMRKLNPVSGDGSPNDIMSEEYLCAKLHLVDLAGSERAKRTGSDGMRFKEGVHINKGLLALGNVISALGDEKKRKEGVHVPYRDSKLTRLLQDSLGGNSRTVMIACISPADINAEETLNTLKYANRARNIQNKPVVNRDPMSNEMLKMRQQLEHLQAELCARGGSDEVQVLKERIAWLEAANEDLCQELQEFRSRCTIVDQRETDAQDGSPCSVKSDGLKRNLHSIESSDYQMGETMIADSREVDEAAAKEWEHTLLQNTMDKELHELNRRLKEKESEMKLFGGDTIALKHHFGKKIQELEDEKRAVQQERDRLLAEIENLSAGSDGQKQKVQDIHAQKLKSLEAQILDLKKKQENQVQLLKQKQKSDEAAKRLQDEIQSIKAQKVQLQHRIKQEAEQFRQWKASREKELLQLRKEGRRNEYERHKLQALNQRQKMVLQRKTEEAAMATKRLKELLEARKSSARDNTAIANGNGTNGQTNEKALQRWLDHELEVMVNVHEVRFEYEKQSQVRAALAEELAVLKQVDEFASKGLSPPRGKNGFARASSMSPNARVARISSLENMLSISSSSLVAMASQLSEAEERERAFTNRGRWNQLRSMGDAKNLLQYMFNSLGDTRCQLWEKDMEIKEMKEQLKELVGLLRQSELRRKEVENELREQADAIALATAATGNSPNSLKHVADDMNGSLSPMSVPAQKQLKYSPGIVNGPARESAAFIGQTRKMLPLGQLPMKKLVAIGQAGNGKLWRWKRSHHQWLLQFKWKWQKPWRLSEWIRHSDETMIRARPRSQALTHRV is encoded by the exons ATGGAAGCTGCTGCAGCTTCTGAGGACTGTTGTGTTAAGGTTGCGGTTCATGTAAGACCGCTTATTGGTGATGAAAAGCTTCAAGGTTGTAAAGATTGTGTTACTGTCACCTCAGGAAAGCCACAG GTACAAATTGGGACACATTCTTTTACATTTGATCATGTCTATGGGAGCACCGGTTCTCCCTCATCTTCCATGTTTGAGGAATGCATTGTTCCCCTTGTCGATGGCTTATTCCAAGGATACAATGCTACTGTTCTTGCTTATGGACAG ACCGGATCGGGTAAAACGTATACTATGGGCACAGGCTTCAAAGATGGTTGCCAAACAGGAATCATTCCTCAAGTAATGAATGCTTTGTTTGGCAAGATTGAAAGCCTAAAACATCAAATAGAATTTCAATTGCACGTTTCCTTCATCGAG attttgaaagaagaaGTGCGAGATTTGCTGGATCCTACTTCTTTGAACAAATCAGATGCTGCAAGTCCGAATACAGGGAAAGTACATGTCCCTGGCAAACCACCAATACAGATTCGTGAATCATCAAATGGTGTTATTACACTTGCAGGATCTACGGAAGTTAGTGTCAGTACATTAAAAGAAATGGCTGCTTGCCTAGAACAGGGATCATTGAGTAGGGCAACAGGGAGTACAAACATGAACAACCAGTCAAG TCGCTCACATGCAATCTTCACCATCACCTTAGAGCAAATGCGTAAACTCAATCCTGTTTCTGGAGATGGAAGTCCTAATGACATTATGAGTGAAGAATATCTTTGTGCCAAGTTACATTTGGTTGATCTTGCTGGATCGGAGCGAGCAAAAAGAACGGGTTCCGATGGTATGCGTTTTAAAGAAG GAGTTCATATCAACAAGGGTCTGCTTGCACTTGGTAATGTCATCAGTGCACTTGGTGATGAAAAAAAGCGAAAAGAAGGCGTTCATGTTCCATATCGAGATAGTAAACTTACTCGGCTTTTGCAG GATTCACTTGGTGGCAACAGCAGAACTGTGATGATAG CCTGCATTAGTCCTGCTGACATCAATGCAGAGGAAACCCTTAATACTCTAAAGTATGCAAATCGTGCTCGCAACATCCAAAACAAGCCCGTT GTTAACCGAGATCCTATGTCCAATGAGATGCTAAAGATGCGTCAACAATTAGAGCATCTGCAAGCAGAACTTTGTGCACGTGGGGGTTCTGATGAAGTACAG GTTCTCAAGGAAAGGATTGCTTGGCTTGAAGCTGCTAATGAGGATCTTTGCCAAGAGCTTCAGGAGTTCCGTAGCAGATGCACCATTGTGGATCAACGTGAAACCGATGCTCAA GATGGAAGTCCTTGTTCTGTCAAAAGTGATGGGCTTAAAAGGAACTTGCACAGTATAGAGTCTTCTGACTATCAAATGGGTGAAACCATGATAG CTGATTCTAGAGAAGTTGATGAAGCGGCAGCAAAAGAGTGGGAGCACACACTTCTACAAAATACTATGGACAAAGAGTTGCACGAGTTGAATAGACGCTTGAAAGAGAAAGAG TCCGAGATGAAACTTTTTGGAGGTGACACAATTGCACTTAAGCATCATTTTGGGAAGAAAATTCAGGAATTAGAGGACGAGAAAAGAGCTGTGCAG CAAGAAAGGGATCGCTTATTGGCCGAAATTGAAAATCTTTCTGCCGGTTCTGATGGACAAAAACAAAAAGTACAAGATATCCATGCTCAGAAACTAAAATCCCTTGAAGCACAG ATTCTGGATCTTAAGAAGAAACAAGAGAACCAAGTTCAACTTTTAAAGCAGAAACAGAAGAGTGATGAAGCTGCAAAACGACTGCAAGATGAAATTCAATCCATAAAGGCGCAAAAG GTTCAGTTGCAACATAGGATAAAACAAGAGGCAGAGCAATTCCGTCAGTGGAAAGCCTCTCGAGAAAAGGAACTGTTGCAG TTACGGAAAGAGGGCCGGAGAAATGAGTATGAAAGGCATAAGCTGCAAGCTTTAAATCAGCGCCAGAAAATG GTTCTCCAAAGGAAAACTGAGGAGGCTGCCATGGCCACCAAGAGGCTAAAAGAATTGCTGGAAGCTCGTAAATCTTCTGCCCGTGATAACACGG CTATTGCCAATGGGAATGGAACAAATGGTCAG ACCAATGAGAAAGCGCTACAACGTTGGCTAGATCATGAGTTAGAAGTAATGGTGAATGTGCATGAAGTTCGCTTTGAATATGAGAAGCAAAGCCAAGT GAGAGCTGCACTAGCAGAAGAGTTAGCTGTCCTGAAGCAAGTAGATGAGTTTGCTTCAAAGGGGCTGAGCCCTCCAAGAGGAAAGAATGGATTTGCCAG GGCATCCTCCATGTCACCAAATGCAAGAGTGGCCAGAATATCTTCACTTGAGAATATGCTCAGCATATCCTCTAGTTCACTTGTAGCAATGGCTTCGCAACTTTCAGAAGCAGAAGAACGGGAGCGCGCCTTCACTAATCGTGGACGTTGGAATCAGTTGCGCTCCATGGGAGATGCAAAGAACCTGCTTCAGTATATGTTCAATTCTCTTGGAGATACAAG GTGTCAATTATGGGAAAAAGACATGGAAATCAAAGAAATGAAAGAACAACTTAAAGAACTTGTAGGTCTGTTGCGGCAGAGCGAGCTACGAAGAAAAGAAGTTGAGAATGAGCTAAGAGAGCAAGCTGATGCCATTGCATTGGCTACGGCAGCTACG GGGAACTCTCCAAATTCATTGAAACATGTTGCTGATGACATGAACGGTTCATTATCTCCAATGTCTGTGCCAGCACAGAAACAGCTGAAATATAGCCCAGGTATTGTTAATGGCCCAGCCAGAGAGTCTGCAGCATTCATAGGTCAAACACGAAAG ATGTTACCGCTTGGGCAGTTACCAATGAAGAAGTTGGTAGCTATAGGACAAGCTGGCAATGGCAAACTGTGGAGGTGGAAAAGAAGCCATCACCAGTGGCTCCTACAATTCAAATGGAAATGGCAGAAGCCATGGAGACTTTCAGAATGGATCAGACACAGTGATGAAACAATGATAAGGGCAAGGCCTCGTTCTCAAGCTCTAACACATAGAGTCTGA